A genomic stretch from Halictus rubicundus isolate RS-2024b unplaced genomic scaffold, iyHalRubi1_principal scaffold0999, whole genome shotgun sequence includes:
- the LOC143364789 gene encoding uncharacterized protein LOC143364789, translating to MLADMDEVLEKGGWGGVKLGERKIFTLAYADDVAMMAEDEEGMRGMMRGLERYLEERKLQLNVEKSKMMRCRRGGGRWKKITWRWKGKVLEEVAEFKYLGYVVMRDGGQRKHVEDRIRKGAAIMGQVWGMGKRRFGNDWGRRIWLFDRLVWSVISYGVEIWGWKEWE from the coding sequence ATGCTGGCGGATATGGACGAAGTGCTGGAGAAGGGAGGATGGGGGGGAGTAAAATTAGGGGAGAGGAAAATCTTTACGCTGGCGTACGCGGATGATGTAGCTATGAtggcggaggatgaggagggcATGAGGGGTATGATGAGGGGTTTGGAGAGATACCTGGAAGAAAGGAAGCTGCAACTGAATGTGGAAAAGTCGAAGATGATGAGGTGCAGAAGGGGTGGGGGCAGGTGGAAAAAGATCACATGGAGGTGGAAGGGCAAGGTGCTGGAGGAGGTGGCCGAATTCAAGTACCTGGGGTACGTGGTTATGAGGGACGGGGGACAGAGGAAGCAcgtggaggatagaattaggAAGGGGGCAGCGATAATGGGACAAGTATGGGGGATGGGGAAGAGGAGGTTCGGTAACGACTGGGGAAGGAGAATTTGGTTATTCGACAGGTTGGTGTGGTCGGTTATCAGCTACGGGGTGGAAATTTGGGgttggaaggaatgggaag